Within Streptomyces antibioticus, the genomic segment TGCGGATCGTGGAGCGAATAGCGGCCGCGGGGCATGGGGGTCCTGGGGTGTGACGGGCTGGTCGGGCGCCGCGGTGGTCCGGTCGGCGGCCGAAGGGACAGGCCCCCGGCACGGGGGTGCGGGGGCCTGTCTCTGCGGTGACGCCGGGTGCTGCTCCTGCGGCTGTGCGCTCAGGGGCGGAGCCGGTGGTCAGTAGCCGGTCGCGGCTCAGTAGCGGTAGTGGTCCGACTTGTAGGGGCCTTCGACCTCGACGCCGATGTAGGCGGCCTGCTCCGGGCTGAGGGTCGTCAGCTTGACGCCGAGCGCGTCCAGGTGGAGGCGGGCGACCTTCTCGTCCAGGTGCTTGGGCAGGGTGTACACGCCGGTCGGGTACTCGTCGGGCTTGGTGAACAGCTCGATCTGGGCCAGGGTCTGGTCCGCGAAGGAGTTGGACATCACGAAGGACGGGTGGCCGGTGGCGTTGCCCAGGTTCAGCAGGCGGCCCTCGGAGAGGACGATGAGGACCTTGCCGTCGGGGTAGGTCCAGGTGTGGACCTGCGGCTTGACCTCGTCCTTGACGATGCCGGGGGTCTTGGCGAGGCCGGCCATGTCGATCTCGTTGTCGAAGTGGCCGATGTTGCCGACGATGGCCTGGTGCTTCATCTTGGCCATGTCGGAGGCCATGATGATGTCCTTGTTGCCGGTCGTGGTGATGAAGATGTCGGCCTTGTCGACGACCTCGTCGAGGGTCGTGACCTGGTAGCCGTCCATCGCGGCCTGGAGGGCGCAGATGGGGTCGATCTCGGTGACGATGACGCGGGCGCCCTGGCCGCGCAGGGACTCGGCGCAGCCCTTGCCGACGTCGCCGTAGCCGAAGACGACGGCGGTCTTGCCGCCGATGAGGACGTCGGTGGCGCGGTTGATGCCGTCGATGAGGGAGTGGCGGCAGCCGTACTTGTTGTCGAACTTCGACTTGGTGACCGCGTCGTTGACGTTGATCGCCGGGAAGAGGAGTTCGCCGTCGCGCTGCATCTCGTACAGGCGGTGGACGCCCGTCGTGGTCTCCTCGGTCACGCCGCGGATCTCCGAGGCGAGCTGGGTCCACTTCTGGGAGCCGTCGGTGATGGTGCGGTTGAGGAGTTCGAGGATGACCCGGTGCTCCTCGTTCTCGGCGGTGTCGACCGAGGGGACCTTGCCCTCCTTCTCGTACTGGACGCCCTTGTGGACGAGGAGGGTGGCGTCACCGCCGTCGTCCAGGATCATGTTCGGGCCGCCGGTGGGGCTGTTCGGCCAGGTCAGCGCCTGCTCCGTGCACCACCAGTACTCCTCCAGCGTCTCGCCCTTCCAGGCGAAGACCGGGACGCCCTGCGGGTTCTCGGGCGTGCCGTGGGGGCCGACCGCGACGGCGGCGGCCGCGTGGTCCTGGGTGGAGAAGATGTTGCAGGACACCCAGCGGACCTCGGCGCCCAGGGCGACCAGGGTCTCGATGAGGACGGCGGTCTGCACGGTCATGTGCAGCGAGCCCATGATGCGGGCGCCGGCCAGCGGCTGGGCGGCGGCGAATTCCTTGCGGATCGACATCAGGCCGGGCATCTCGTGCTCGGCCAGGGTGATCTCCTTGCGGCCGAACGCGGCCAGGGAGAGATCGGCGACCTTGAAGTCCTGTCGGCTGTCGACAGTCGTCATGGTGAGCTGCTCCTCGGAGGTTGGGTCGAGGTGTGGGTACGGCTGTTCTGCGCGGCGGCGGACACAGGGGTGCCCTGCTGAGGACACGGGTGTGCCCTCGGTGCGCGCAGCGCAGTCCGTCGGAGGCCCTCTCTCCCTCGGTCGGTCCGCGTGGGACCGCCCGACCGCCATCAGCAGCGACGTCTGGCTCCGTTCCAAGCTACACCGGAGGCGGCGGGCGGCCCCAGTCCACCGGGGATCAGATCGCGCCGATCACGGACGGTGAGGCGAACGGCGACGGGGCCCTGCCGGTGGTGCGGCGGGCCCCGTCGGGGAGGAGGTGCAGGTCAGTGGTCGGTGGAGGGCTGGACCGGGCCGCCGGGGGTGGCGGCGGGGTCGGGGCCCTTGGCCGCCTCGGTCTCGCTGTAGATGTCGGGTTCGAGGTAGATGACGCGGGCGATGGGGACGGCCTCGCGGATACGGGCCTCGGCGGCGTCGATGGCGGTGGCGATCTCGGTCGCGGTGTCGTCGTGCCGGACGGCGATCTTGGCGGCGACGAGGAGTTCCTCGGGGCCGAGGTGGAGGGTGCGCATGTGGATGACGCGGGTGACGGTGTCGCCGTCGACGATGGCGGTCTCGATCTTGCGGACCTCGTCCGTGCCGGCGGCCTCGCCGAGGAGGAGGGACTTGGTCTCGGCGGCGAGGACGAGGGCGATGAGGACGAGGAGGACACCGATGCAGACGGTGCCGATGCCGTCCCAGACGCCGTCGCCGGTGAGGAGGGCGATGCCGACGCCGCCGAGGGCGAGGATCAGGCCGACGAGGGCGCCGAGGTCTTCCAGGAGGACGACGGGCAGTTCGGGTGCCTTGGCGCGGCGGACGAACTCGGTCCAGGAGTGGTCGCCGCGCAGCGGGTTGGACTCCTTGATGGCGGTGCGGAAGGAGAAGCTCTCGGCGATGATCGCGAAGACGAGGACGCCGACCGGCCAGTACCAGTGCTCGATCTCGTGCGGGTGCTTGATCTTCTCGTAGCCCTCGTAGATGGCGAACATGCCGCCGACGGAGAAGAGGACGATGGAGACGAGGAAGGCGTAGATGTAGCGTTCGCGGCCGTAGCCGAAGGGGTGTTGGGGGGTGGCTTCGCGCTGGGCCTTCTTGCCGCCGACCAGGAGGAGTGCCTGGTTGCCGGAGTCGGCGAGCGAGTGCACGCCTTCGGCGAGCATCGACGACGAGCCGCTGAAGGCGAACGCCACGAACTTCGATACCGCGATCGCGAGGTTGGCGGCGAGTGCCGCCACGATCGCTTTGGTGCCGCCTGACGCGCTCATGTGTCCGCGTTGTCCCTTCGCCTTCGAACCGCCGGTTCGCCGTGCGGGCCTTTGCCCGGCCTTTGCCGGTGGGTCATTCTTGCAGCACGGCGCGGCGATGGTGTGTCAGGTGTCCACAGGGCCGGTCAGACCATCACAGTGGCCCGGAAGAGGGTGCCCGCTCCGGACACACGCGTGTGCTCGCCCGCGGGGACGAAGACCGACTGGCCGGGCGCCAGTTCGAGGTCTCCGGTCCGTACGGTGCCGGCGGTGCAGAGCAGGATCTGCGGGGTGGAGCGGGTGAGGTCGTGGGTGCCGCCGCCCTCGGGGAGGACGTACCGGGAGAGGCGGAACTCGTCGATGGGGGTCTCGTAGACCTCTTCGCCGTCGGGGGACGCCTCAGGGCGCAGGATGCCGGGGTCGCCGGGTTCGAAGCGGACGATGCGCAGGAGTTCGGGGACGTCGACGTGCTTGGGGGTGAGGCCGCAGCGCAGGACGTTGTCGGAGTTGGCCATGATCTCCACGCCGAGGCCGTCGAGGTAGGCGTGCGGGACGCCGGCGCCGAGGAACAGGGCCTCGCCGGGCTGGAGCCGGACGTGGTTGAGGAGCATGGCGGCGATGACGCCGGGGTCGCCGGGGTAGTGGTGGGCGATGCCGGCGTAGGGGGCGTAGTCGCCGCCGAGGCGGTCGCAGGCGGCCGCGGCGGCGCTGACGGTGGCCGCCATCTCGTCGGGGTCGGCGCTGAGGATCGCGGTGAGGACCTCGCGCAGGGCCGCCTCCTCGGGGCGGGCGTGCAGGAGGTCGACGTAGGGCTTGAGGGAGTCGACGCCGAGGCCGTCGAGGAGGTCGGCGGCCCGCAGCGGGTCGCGGAAGCCGCACAGGCCGTCGAACTCGGTGAGCGCGCAGATGAGTTCGGGCTTGTGGTTGGCGTCCTTGTAGTTGCGGTGCGGGGCGTCGAGCGGGATGCCGCGGCGTTCCTCGTCCTCGTAGCCCTCCTTGGCCTGGGTGAGGTCGGGGTGGACCTGGAGGGAGAGGGGGGCGCTGGCGGCGAGGAGCTTGAGGAGGAACGGCAGGCGGGGGCCGAACCTGTCGACGGCCGCCGCGCCGAGCGCGTGCCGCGGGTCGCGCTCGATGATCTCGACGAGGGTGCCCCGGGGGGTGCGGGAGGGTGCTCCGGGGTGGGCGCCCATCCACATCTCCGCCTGCGGTTCGCCGGTCGGCTCGGTGCCGAGCAGGTGCGGGATCGCGGTCGGGGAGCCCCAGGCGTAGGGGCGGACGGTGTTGTCGAGGCGGTCCATCGGGTTCTGTGCCTGCCTGTCTGTCTCTACATCTGTGTCTGTCTGAGTGTCAGCTCTGGGTGGCGAGCGCCAGGTAAACGGCGGCGAAATCGGTGGTGGCGATCAGTTCGGCGAGGGTGACGAGTTCGTCGCCGTCCTCGGGTTCGAGTTCGCTGATCGGTGTGTCGTGGCTGAGGGCCAGCTCGCGTGCGGAGGGGGCGGCGGTGAGGCCGCCGAGGGGGCGGTCGCGCAGGAGCACCACGCGCGCGTGCAGGGCGGGGGCTTCCTCGACGCGGTCGCGGAAGAAGTCGTCGGGGTCGGCGCTGGCGGCGAGGGGGCCGGCGAGCAGGGCGTTGTGCTCGGCGAGGGCCTCGGGGAGTTCGGCGACGACGGCGGGGCGTCCGGCGAGTTCGGCGAGGGCGGCGGCGAAGCGGCGGCCCGCGGGTCCCGCGGAGACGCCCTCGGTCCAGATCACCGGGAGGGCGTCGGCGAGTTCGGCGGCGAGGGTCTTCGCCGGGTTGCTGTACGTGGCGACGGCGGGGCCGCAGCGTTCGGCGACCTGGTCGAGGCGGTCGGCGACCTTCTCCAGCGCGTCGGCCGGGGCGGACAGCAGCGCGATGCGGTCGAGGAGCGCGAGGAGGGGCGTGAGCAGGGCCCACAGCACGCCGGGCGCGGAGGCGGCGACGGGCGGCTGCTCGTCCTGTTCGTACGGCGCTGTCGCGAGCGGTACGAAGAGGCCGTGCGCGGCGACGGCCGCCTCGGTGAGCGGGGTGCCGGCCGGGGCCACGGCGGCGACGGTGCAGCCGCGGCGGTACGCCTGCTCGGCGAGGAGGGAGAGGCCGGGCTCGGTGCCGTCCGGGGTGGCGATGAGGAGGAGGTCCACGGAGCCGGCCCAGCCGGGGAGTTCCCAGCGCAGGGCGCCGGCGGCGGGGGCCACGCCGGTGGGGGCGAGGCGGATGACCGGGCAGGCGGCGCCGGCGAGGGTGCCGAGGAGGTCGGCGACGCAGGTGGCGGCGGCGCCGGGGCCGGCGATCAGGATGGCGCGGGGGCGGCCGTCCGGCTTGAGTTCGTGGACACCGGCCTCGGCGGCCAGGCGGGCGGCGGTGCGGACGCGCGCGCCCGCTTCGGCCGCGCCGCGCAGGAGGGCGCGGCGGTCGGCCTCGGCGAGGGCCTCCGGCGTGTCGAGCAGCGAGTCGTCGAGCATGGCGGAAGTCTCCGATCACCGGGGGTTGTTCGGGGGACGAACGCGGATGGCCGCGGCCCGGTCACGGGTTACGCGGGACGACGGGCCTCGTCGACGAGGAGGACGGGGATGCCGTCGCGGACGGGGTACGCCAGACCGCAGTCCTGTCCCGTGCAGATCAGCTCGGCGTCCTGCTCCTCGAGCGGGGCGTGGCAGGCCGGGCAGGCGAGGATCTCCAGGAGGCCGGCTTCGAGCGGCATGGGGTGTCCCTTCGGGGTGGCGGTCAGGGGGTGTGCGGGTATGCGGATGTGCCTGGTCAGCGTACCGCCGGGCGGCAGCGGGTGTGGGGGGTCGGGTCGGCCCCCCATCCCGCACGCCCTCACGCCCTGATGATCGCCAGTGCCTCGTCGCGGATCTTGGCCATGGTGGGCTCGTCACGGCCCTCGGCGTTGAGGCGGAGCAGGGGTTCCGTGTTGGACGGGCGGACGTTGAACCACCAGTCCGTCGAGGTGACCGTGAGGCCGTCCAGCTCGTCGAGGGTGACGTCGGGGCGGTCGGCGTAGGCGGCCTTGATCGCGGCGATGCGGTCGGCCTGGTCGGCGACGGTGGAGTTGATCTCGCCGGAGCCGGTGTAGCGGTCGTACGCGGCGACCAGGGCGGAGAGCGGGCCGTCCTGGCCGCCCAGTGCCGCGAGGACGTGCAGGGCGGCCAGCATGCCCGTGTCGGCGTTCCAGAAGTCCTTGAAGTAGTAGTGCGCGGAGTGCTCGCCGCCGAAGATCGCGCCGGAGGTGGCCATCTCGGCCTTGATGAAGGAGTGGCCGACGCGGGTGCGGACCGGGGTGCCGCCGTGCTCGCGCACGACCTCGGGGACGCTCCAGGAGGTGATCAGGTTGTGGATGATCGTGCCGGTGCCGCCGTTCCGGGCCAGTTCGCGGGCGGCGACGAGGGCGGTGATCGCGGACGGGGAGACGGGCTCGCCGCGCTGGTCGACGACGAAGCAGCGGTCCGCGTCGCCGTCGAAGGCGAGACCGAGGTCGGCGGACTCCTCGCTCACACGCTTCTGGAGGTCCACGAGGTTGGCCGGGTCGAGCGGGTTGGCCTCGTGGTTGGGGAAGGTGCCGTCGAGTTCGAAGTACATCGGGACGACGGTCAGGGGGAGGCCGTCGAGGACCGTGGGGACGGTGTGGCCGCCCATGCCGTTGCCCGCGTCGACCACGACCTTCAGGGGGCGGATGGAGGTGAGGTCGACCAGGGAGCGCAGGTGTTCCGCGTAGTCGTTCAACGTGTCGGCGCGGGTAACGGTTCCCGGTACGGCGGCCGGTTCGGGGGCGCCGGTCTCGCTCCAGCGCTCGACCAGCTCGCGGATCTCGGTGAGGCCGGTGTCCTGGCCGACGGGGGCCGCGCCGGCGCGGCACAGCTTGATGCCGTTGTACTGAGCGGGGTTGTGCGAGGCCGTGAACATGGCGCCGGGCAGGTTCAGGGCGCCGGAGGCGTAGTAGAGCTGGTCCGTGGAGCACAGGCCGATCTCGGTGACGTCGACGCCGAGGGCGGCCGCGCCGCGCGCGAAGGCGCTGGTCAGGCCGGGCGAGGAGGGGCGCATGTCGTGGCCGACGACGATCGCGGCGGCACCGGTGACCTGGGCGAAGGCCGCGCCGAAGAGTTCGGCGAGCGACTCGTCCCACTGGTCCGGGACCACCCCGCGCACGTCGTACGCCTTCACGATCTGCGACAGATCTACAGCCACGGGCCGACCTTCCTGGAAGTCCTGTTCACGTCGCCACAAACTACCCGGAACGGTTCAGGAGGCGCTGTGAGTCCGCCGAGTGGACCCACAGAAGTAACCTGCGCGCAGTCATCGGAGGCGGGTGCGGCGGGGAGAGCGACGTGGTGGCGTCAGTTGTCCGGGGAGCGCAGGACGCGCAGGTGTCCGCGGCGGGCGACTTCCATCGGGTCGGCGCCGCGGCCGCCACCGGCCGCTCCGGCGCGCCGCTCCTGGGGGCGGGCGGCCTCGCGGACGGCGTTGGCGAGCGCTTCCAGGTCGTCACCGCTGGGGCGGGCGGGGGCCGAGCCGTCGAGGAGCCGGACGACCTCCCAGCCGCGCGGGGCGGTGAGGCGCTCGGAGTGCTCGGCGCACAGGTCGTAGCAGTGGGGTTCGGCGTAGGTGGCGAGCGGGCCGAGGACCGCGGTCGAGTCGGCGTAGACGTACGTCAGCGTCGCCACGGCGGGTCGGCCGCAGGCGGTTCGCGAACAGCGACGTACAGGGCTCACGACGTTGGACGGTACCGCACTCTTGAGCGGGCCGCGACGACTCTCCACCAGGTCACTCCACCGTGTCGTGTTGTGAAACGCCCCACGCGCCTCCTCAGTCATACCCCGCTGACCTGCGCGAACACCAGTCATTAACGGGAGGAAGAACACACCGCCCGGTCATCACCTGGTACAAACCTCACCAATTGCCGCGAGTTCGCCGGTCCCGGAGGGACACGGAATCGAGCCCAAGCTTGGCCGGAATGGTCATCCGGCGACATGCGGGGTGTATCGGGGTGCTCCGGGGCCGTCCGGCCCGGCAGGGGTGTGGAGCCGGTCGCCGGGTCGTGGCGGGGTCTAGGCTGCACCAGTGATGGACAACCCCGTACCGCCCCCTGCCGCAGGCCCCGGGCCGCGTCGTCGCGATCGTCACGGCCGCGGCATGCGGGGGCCGATCGCGCCGCCGCAGGTGCCGTTGGCCGCCAGTCGTGCCGAGGTGTTCGCCGATCTGGTGCAGGACTCCGTGGAGCGGCTGGAGCGGCGGTGGCCGCAGCTCGGCGAGATCGACTTCATGGTGCTGGAGGTGCCGCGGCCGGCCGCGGCCGGGGAGCCGTGGAACGACGAGGCGGTGCCGCTCGGCGGGACCGTGCCCGCGCGGGACGGCCGGCGGGCGCGGGTCGTCGTCTACCGGCGGCCGGTCGAGATCCGCACCAAGGGGCGGGACGAACGGGCGGCGCTGGTCCACGAGGTCGTCGTGGAGCAGGTGGCGGAGCTGCTCGGGCTGACCCCGGAGACGGTGGATCCCCGCTACGGCGAGGACTGACCGCCACCCCCGCCACCACCCCCCTTACGAGTGACGGCGTCCCCCGATCGAGTTAGCCGCCGCGTGCCCCGCGCGGCCGAGGGTCTGGCTATTTCTGGAGCACCGCCACGTCCTCGTCGGCCTCCGGCACCGCCACCGTGCCCCGGTCGTCGGGCAGGGTCTGGACGGTGAAGCCCGGGACGCCCTCCCGGGTGGCCGTCAGGGTGCGGGCGGCGTAGACCGGGGTGTCGGTGAGGGGCTCCACGGTGAGGGCGTAGGTGCCCTTCAGGCCGTCGGGGACGGGGAGTTCGACGTCCTGGGTGGTGCCCTTCTTGATCGTGTACGTCTGGGAGGCGGCCTTGCCTCCGCCGCTGCCCGCGGACGCCGTGACCTTGACCTTGGCGGTGCCGCGGGGGGCCGTCAGGGAGAGGGTGGTGCCCTTGGCGGAGTTGTCGACGGCGGACGCGCGCGTGCCGACGGGGGCCGCGGCCGGGATGAACGCCGACTCCTGGTCGTCGCCCTTGCCGCGCAGGACGCGTACGGCGGCGACGACCGGGACCGACCGGTCCGCCGGCGTGAGGATCAGTGAACCGGCCTCCCCGCGCGTGACGTCGCCGAGGTCGACGGCGGTCGTCATGCCGCCCTTGATGTGCAGCGTCTCGTGCCCGGCGGGGGTGATCAGGCCGGTGGGGGAGGCGAGTTGCACCTTCAGGTCGGCGTCGGTGTCGCCGGGCGTGTGGGCGATCAGACGGACGGCCGTGGCGTCCTTGGGGATGCCGGGGATCACCAGGCTGCCCGCGGGCTCGGCGGAGGCGGCCAGCCAGTCGCCGCCCAGCTTGTCGTCCAGGGCCTGCACGGCGGCGCCGACGCGTCCGCTGCGGATGTTCACGTGGACGGTGACGTCGTCCTGCTTCTCGTCGGTGAGCGTGGACAGCAGGACCGGCTCGCTGGAGTTCGGCGGGACGGTGATGCCCTCGCCGACCGTGGTCTGGAGGGCGCCGTCCTTGCCGTACAGCTCGATGTCGGCGACGGCGGCGGAGTCGTCCGGGTTGGTGAGGTGGACGTAGTCGGTGCGGTCGGCGGCGGTGCTGACGCCGGGGAACCAGAACTCGGTGTCGGCCGGGGTGCAGGTGACGCCCAGGAGGCCGCGGCCGCTGCCGGCGGCGACCTCGGTGGTCGCCTGGACGGTCCACCCGGGCGCGAACTGCCCCTCGGCCGTGCCGAGCAGCGCGGGCGCGTCGCCGCCCGTGGTCTCTCCGACGGCCGGGGTGCCGGGCGCCTTCTGCGTCAGGAGGGGCTTCTCGGCGGCCTTCTTCTTGCCGCCCTTGCCGTCCTTCTCGCCCTTGTCGTCCTCGTCGCCCTTGCCTGATTCGTCGCCCGTGTCCGTCGACTCCTGTCCGGCGGGCAGGAGTTCGGCCGAGCCGTTGTCCTGCGTGCCCTTCGTGACGGGCGTGAAGGCCGTGTACGCCGTCTCCGCGAGGTCGGAGGAGCTGGGCGCCGGGCACACCAGGCTCGTGCGCTCCACGGGCAGTTCGGCGGCCGCCCTGGCGGTGTCCGGGCCGGCGGCCGCGGGCTGGTTGAGGGCGGCGAACCCGGTGACGGCGGCGAGCGCGGCCGTGCCGGCGATCAGGGAGAGGGTCGTGCGGTTCACTGCTGGCTCCCGTCGGGGCGCTCGCTGCCGTTGCCGTGCGGGTCGCGGCCCTGCCGGGCCGGGTCGTAGGCGGGATCGTAGGACTGCTGGTCGTAGCCCTGGTCGGCGTAGCCCTGGCCCTGACCCTGGTCGTAGCCGTACGTCTGCTCGTACGGCGCC encodes:
- the ahcY gene encoding adenosylhomocysteinase; its protein translation is MTTVDSRQDFKVADLSLAAFGRKEITLAEHEMPGLMSIRKEFAAAQPLAGARIMGSLHMTVQTAVLIETLVALGAEVRWVSCNIFSTQDHAAAAVAVGPHGTPENPQGVPVFAWKGETLEEYWWCTEQALTWPNSPTGGPNMILDDGGDATLLVHKGVQYEKEGKVPSVDTAENEEHRVILELLNRTITDGSQKWTQLASEIRGVTEETTTGVHRLYEMQRDGELLFPAINVNDAVTKSKFDNKYGCRHSLIDGINRATDVLIGGKTAVVFGYGDVGKGCAESLRGQGARVIVTEIDPICALQAAMDGYQVTTLDEVVDKADIFITTTGNKDIIMASDMAKMKHQAIVGNIGHFDNEIDMAGLAKTPGIVKDEVKPQVHTWTYPDGKVLIVLSEGRLLNLGNATGHPSFVMSNSFADQTLAQIELFTKPDEYPTGVYTLPKHLDEKVARLHLDALGVKLTTLSPEQAAYIGVEVEGPYKSDHYRY
- a CDS encoding cation diffusion facilitator family transporter, with protein sequence MSASGGTKAIVAALAANLAIAVSKFVAFAFSGSSSMLAEGVHSLADSGNQALLLVGGKKAQREATPQHPFGYGRERYIYAFLVSIVLFSVGGMFAIYEGYEKIKHPHEIEHWYWPVGVLVFAIIAESFSFRTAIKESNPLRGDHSWTEFVRRAKAPELPVVLLEDLGALVGLILALGGVGIALLTGDGVWDGIGTVCIGVLLVLIALVLAAETKSLLLGEAAGTDEVRKIETAIVDGDTVTRVIHMRTLHLGPEELLVAAKIAVRHDDTATEIATAIDAAEARIREAVPIARVIYLEPDIYSETEAAKGPDPAATPGGPVQPSTDH
- the manA gene encoding mannose-6-phosphate isomerase, class I, with protein sequence MDRLDNTVRPYAWGSPTAIPHLLGTEPTGEPQAEMWMGAHPGAPSRTPRGTLVEIIERDPRHALGAAAVDRFGPRLPFLLKLLAASAPLSLQVHPDLTQAKEGYEDEERRGIPLDAPHRNYKDANHKPELICALTEFDGLCGFRDPLRAADLLDGLGVDSLKPYVDLLHARPEEAALREVLTAILSADPDEMAATVSAAAAACDRLGGDYAPYAGIAHHYPGDPGVIAAMLLNHVRLQPGEALFLGAGVPHAYLDGLGVEIMANSDNVLRCGLTPKHVDVPELLRIVRFEPGDPGILRPEASPDGEEVYETPIDEFRLSRYVLPEGGGTHDLTRSTPQILLCTAGTVRTGDLELAPGQSVFVPAGEHTRVSGAGTLFRATVMV
- a CDS encoding SIS domain-containing protein, which translates into the protein MLDDSLLDTPEALAEADRRALLRGAAEAGARVRTAARLAAEAGVHELKPDGRPRAILIAGPGAAATCVADLLGTLAGAACPVIRLAPTGVAPAAGALRWELPGWAGSVDLLLIATPDGTEPGLSLLAEQAYRRGCTVAAVAPAGTPLTEAAVAAHGLFVPLATAPYEQDEQPPVAASAPGVLWALLTPLLALLDRIALLSAPADALEKVADRLDQVAERCGPAVATYSNPAKTLAAELADALPVIWTEGVSAGPAGRRFAAALAELAGRPAVVAELPEALAEHNALLAGPLAASADPDDFFRDRVEEAPALHARVVLLRDRPLGGLTAAPSARELALSHDTPISELEPEDGDELVTLAELIATTDFAAVYLALATQS
- a CDS encoding Trm112 family protein; translated protein: MPLEAGLLEILACPACHAPLEEQDAELICTGQDCGLAYPVRDGIPVLLVDEARRPA
- a CDS encoding phosphomannomutase/phosphoglucomutase, translating into MAVDLSQIVKAYDVRGVVPDQWDESLAELFGAAFAQVTGAAAIVVGHDMRPSSPGLTSAFARGAAALGVDVTEIGLCSTDQLYYASGALNLPGAMFTASHNPAQYNGIKLCRAGAAPVGQDTGLTEIRELVERWSETGAPEPAAVPGTVTRADTLNDYAEHLRSLVDLTSIRPLKVVVDAGNGMGGHTVPTVLDGLPLTVVPMYFELDGTFPNHEANPLDPANLVDLQKRVSEESADLGLAFDGDADRCFVVDQRGEPVSPSAITALVAARELARNGGTGTIIHNLITSWSVPEVVREHGGTPVRTRVGHSFIKAEMATSGAIFGGEHSAHYYFKDFWNADTGMLAALHVLAALGGQDGPLSALVAAYDRYTGSGEINSTVADQADRIAAIKAAYADRPDVTLDELDGLTVTSTDWWFNVRPSNTEPLLRLNAEGRDEPTMAKIRDEALAIIRA
- a CDS encoding DUF3499 domain-containing protein — encoded protein: MESRRGPLKSAVPSNVVSPVRRCSRTACGRPAVATLTYVYADSTAVLGPLATYAEPHCYDLCAEHSERLTAPRGWEVVRLLDGSAPARPSGDDLEALANAVREAARPQERRAGAAGGGRGADPMEVARRGHLRVLRSPDN
- a CDS encoding metallopeptidase family protein — encoded protein: MDNPVPPPAAGPGPRRRDRHGRGMRGPIAPPQVPLAASRAEVFADLVQDSVERLERRWPQLGEIDFMVLEVPRPAAAGEPWNDEAVPLGGTVPARDGRRARVVVYRRPVEIRTKGRDERAALVHEVVVEQVAELLGLTPETVDPRYGED
- a CDS encoding DUF5719 family protein, with the protein product MNRTTLSLIAGTAALAAVTGFAALNQPAAAGPDTARAAAELPVERTSLVCPAPSSSDLAETAYTAFTPVTKGTQDNGSAELLPAGQESTDTGDESGKGDEDDKGEKDGKGGKKKAAEKPLLTQKAPGTPAVGETTGGDAPALLGTAEGQFAPGWTVQATTEVAAGSGRGLLGVTCTPADTEFWFPGVSTAADRTDYVHLTNPDDSAAVADIELYGKDGALQTTVGEGITVPPNSSEPVLLSTLTDEKQDDVTVHVNIRSGRVGAAVQALDDKLGGDWLAASAEPAGSLVIPGIPKDATAVRLIAHTPGDTDADLKVQLASPTGLITPAGHETLHIKGGMTTAVDLGDVTRGEAGSLILTPADRSVPVVAAVRVLRGKGDDQESAFIPAAAPVGTRASAVDNSAKGTTLSLTAPRGTAKVKVTASAGSGGGKAASQTYTIKKGTTQDVELPVPDGLKGTYALTVEPLTDTPVYAARTLTATREGVPGFTVQTLPDDRGTVAVPEADEDVAVLQK